One stretch of Gadus macrocephalus chromosome 12, ASM3116895v1 DNA includes these proteins:
- the LOC132469588 gene encoding interferon regulatory factor 4-like isoform X1, which produces MNLEADYTATGSSGNGKLRQWLIDQVDSGTYPGLIWENDEKSIFRIPWKHAGKQDYNRDEDAALFKAWALFKGKFREGIDKADPPTWKTRLRCALNKSNDFEELVDRSQLDISDPYKVYRIIPEGDKRRPRQEDSPLSPLSYPSYPALHSQIPHCMPNPESGWREFYPEQAFLPELHIPQCSYPPHSWQGPPIENAAYQIKGSFYSYTHADVQPSAFTLDPGMRPADPLSDLRLHVSVFSRDALVREVTISNPKGCHLIPWALEEKAYVSPGAPDLVPLPPEGLTLQRMAGEEGPPSSLAMQGVRLWMTPEGLYARRQCQESVYWQEGVSPYKEKLNEMEREVNCKVLDTQDFLTEIQSYGLHGRPIPPFQALLCFGDECVDTERPRRSLTVQVEPLFARQLFYYAQQTGGHYYRGYEHHGVPEHISPSEDYQRAISHHHHHHGSMMQE; this is translated from the exons ATGAACCTCGAAGCGGATTACACAGCGACGGGGAGCAGCGGGAACGGAAAACTACGTCAATGGCTCATAGATCAGGTGGACAGTGGGACGTATCCCGGTCTGATTTGGGAGAACGACGAGAAGAGCATCTTCAGGATACCATGGAAACACGCGGGGAAGCAGGACTATAACAGAGATGAGGACGCCGCGCTTTTCAAG gcttGGGCACTGTTTAAGGGCAAGTTTCGGGAGGGTATCGACAAAGCGGACCCGCCGACCTGGAAGACGCGCTTACGTTGCGCGCTGAATAAAAGTAATGATTTCGAAGAGCTGGTCGACCGAAGCCAACTGGACATCTCGGACCCTTACAAAGTGTACCGTATCATCCCAGAGGGCGACAAGAGAA GACCCAGACAGGAGGACAGTCCTTTGAGTCCATTGAGCTATCCATCCTACCCTGCCCTTCACAGCCAG ATACCCCACTGCATGCCTAATCCAGAGAGTGGCTGGAGAGAATTCTACCCGGAGCAGGCCTTCCTTCCAGAGCTCCACATCCCACAATGTTCCTACCCCCCTCACTCATGGCAGGGCCCCCCCATAGAGAACG CAGCATACCAGATCAAGGGCTCCTTTTACTCGTACACGCATGCTGACGTACAGCCCTCCGCCTTCACCCTTGACCCCGGCATGAGACCAGCAGACCCTCTTTCTG ACCTTCGCCTGCATGTGTCcgtgttctcccgggacgcTCTCGTGAGGGAGGTGACCATCTCCAACCCAAAGGGCTGTCATCTGATCCCCTGGGCCCTGGAGGAAAAGGCCTACGTTTCCCCAGGGGCCCCGGACCTGGTTCCCCTGCCCCCGGAGGGCCTGACGCTCCAGAGGATGGCAGGGGAGGAGGGTCCCCCAAGCTCTCTGGCCATGCAGGGCGTGAGGCTGTGGATGACCCCAGAAGGCCTCTACGCCCGGCGGCAGTGCCAGGAGAGTGTGTACTGGCAGGAGGGGGTATCCCCTTACAAGGAAAAACTCaacgagatggagagagaggtcaaCTGCAAAGTGCTTGACACCCAGGACTTCCTCACAG AAATCCAAAGTTATGGGCTCCATGGCCGGCCCATACCTCCTTTCCAGGCCTTGCTGTGTTTTGGGGACGAGTGTGTCGACACGGAGAGACCAAGAAGGAGCCTCACCGTGCAG GTGGAACCCTTGTTTGCAAGGCAGCTGTTTTACTATGCCCAGCAAACCGGCGGACACTATTACCGTGGCTACGAGCATCACGGTGTCCCAGAACACATAAGCCCCTCTGAGGACTATCAGCGGGCAATctcacaccaccatcaccaccacggcAGTATGATGCAGGAGTGA
- the LOC132469588 gene encoding interferon regulatory factor 4-like isoform X2 → MNLEADYTATGSSGNGKLRQWLIDQVDSGTYPGLIWENDEKSIFRIPWKHAGKQDYNRDEDAALFKAWALFKGKFREGIDKADPPTWKTRLRCALNKSNDFEELVDRSQLDISDPYKVYRIIPEGDKRRPRQEDSPLSPLSYPSYPALHSQIPHCMPNPESGWREFYPEQAFLPELHIPQCSYPPHSWQGPPIENAYQIKGSFYSYTHADVQPSAFTLDPGMRPADPLSDLRLHVSVFSRDALVREVTISNPKGCHLIPWALEEKAYVSPGAPDLVPLPPEGLTLQRMAGEEGPPSSLAMQGVRLWMTPEGLYARRQCQESVYWQEGVSPYKEKLNEMEREVNCKVLDTQDFLTEIQSYGLHGRPIPPFQALLCFGDECVDTERPRRSLTVQVEPLFARQLFYYAQQTGGHYYRGYEHHGVPEHISPSEDYQRAISHHHHHHGSMMQE, encoded by the exons ATGAACCTCGAAGCGGATTACACAGCGACGGGGAGCAGCGGGAACGGAAAACTACGTCAATGGCTCATAGATCAGGTGGACAGTGGGACGTATCCCGGTCTGATTTGGGAGAACGACGAGAAGAGCATCTTCAGGATACCATGGAAACACGCGGGGAAGCAGGACTATAACAGAGATGAGGACGCCGCGCTTTTCAAG gcttGGGCACTGTTTAAGGGCAAGTTTCGGGAGGGTATCGACAAAGCGGACCCGCCGACCTGGAAGACGCGCTTACGTTGCGCGCTGAATAAAAGTAATGATTTCGAAGAGCTGGTCGACCGAAGCCAACTGGACATCTCGGACCCTTACAAAGTGTACCGTATCATCCCAGAGGGCGACAAGAGAA GACCCAGACAGGAGGACAGTCCTTTGAGTCCATTGAGCTATCCATCCTACCCTGCCCTTCACAGCCAG ATACCCCACTGCATGCCTAATCCAGAGAGTGGCTGGAGAGAATTCTACCCGGAGCAGGCCTTCCTTCCAGAGCTCCACATCCCACAATGTTCCTACCCCCCTCACTCATGGCAGGGCCCCCCCATAGAGAACG CATACCAGATCAAGGGCTCCTTTTACTCGTACACGCATGCTGACGTACAGCCCTCCGCCTTCACCCTTGACCCCGGCATGAGACCAGCAGACCCTCTTTCTG ACCTTCGCCTGCATGTGTCcgtgttctcccgggacgcTCTCGTGAGGGAGGTGACCATCTCCAACCCAAAGGGCTGTCATCTGATCCCCTGGGCCCTGGAGGAAAAGGCCTACGTTTCCCCAGGGGCCCCGGACCTGGTTCCCCTGCCCCCGGAGGGCCTGACGCTCCAGAGGATGGCAGGGGAGGAGGGTCCCCCAAGCTCTCTGGCCATGCAGGGCGTGAGGCTGTGGATGACCCCAGAAGGCCTCTACGCCCGGCGGCAGTGCCAGGAGAGTGTGTACTGGCAGGAGGGGGTATCCCCTTACAAGGAAAAACTCaacgagatggagagagaggtcaaCTGCAAAGTGCTTGACACCCAGGACTTCCTCACAG AAATCCAAAGTTATGGGCTCCATGGCCGGCCCATACCTCCTTTCCAGGCCTTGCTGTGTTTTGGGGACGAGTGTGTCGACACGGAGAGACCAAGAAGGAGCCTCACCGTGCAG GTGGAACCCTTGTTTGCAAGGCAGCTGTTTTACTATGCCCAGCAAACCGGCGGACACTATTACCGTGGCTACGAGCATCACGGTGTCCCAGAACACATAAGCCCCTCTGAGGACTATCAGCGGGCAATctcacaccaccatcaccaccacggcAGTATGATGCAGGAGTGA